In Halobaculum sp. XH14, a single genomic region encodes these proteins:
- a CDS encoding mechanosensitive ion channel family protein: MGSRQIVPPDPVPGPVDVAADALAAALVTAAWFLAVAAFVYLLGGALLVPAAVRVVRARNPNNPTVVDATGTYLRVLLVVVATLVGVVAAGYGSVLSDSAVVVAAATLALGIAGQELIGSLVSGLSLVADPEFNVGDWIEWPDGEGRVERVGFRATRVRTAGNEIVTVPNSSLATGTITRPYRRDRVRVSDAVVLAHGEDLDVALRTLAAAAGSVEGVLDSPVPEAGVAELGDGGGVRLAVAYWIEDPTVDDVADVRSAVRERAIVALEAEGVELGPAARRELDGRLTVDREE; the protein is encoded by the coding sequence ATGGGCTCGCGCCAGATCGTCCCGCCCGACCCGGTTCCGGGTCCGGTCGACGTCGCGGCCGACGCGCTCGCGGCGGCGCTCGTCACCGCGGCGTGGTTCCTCGCCGTCGCCGCGTTCGTGTACCTCCTCGGCGGGGCGCTCCTCGTCCCGGCGGCCGTCAGGGTCGTCCGCGCTCGCAACCCGAACAACCCGACGGTCGTCGACGCGACCGGGACGTACCTCCGCGTCCTGCTGGTCGTCGTCGCCACCCTGGTCGGCGTCGTCGCCGCCGGCTACGGCTCCGTCCTCTCGGACTCGGCCGTGGTCGTCGCGGCGGCGACGCTCGCGCTCGGAATCGCGGGCCAGGAGCTCATCGGCTCGCTCGTCAGCGGCCTCTCGCTCGTCGCCGACCCGGAGTTCAACGTCGGCGACTGGATCGAGTGGCCCGACGGCGAGGGCCGGGTGGAGCGGGTCGGGTTCCGGGCGACGCGGGTGCGGACCGCCGGAAACGAGATCGTCACCGTGCCGAACAGTTCGCTCGCCACGGGAACGATCACCCGCCCGTACCGGCGCGACCGGGTCCGCGTCAGCGACGCCGTGGTGCTGGCCCACGGCGAGGACCTCGACGTGGCCCTGCGCACGCTCGCGGCGGCGGCCGGGAGCGTCGAGGGCGTGCTCGACTCGCCAGTGCCTGAAGCGGGGGTCGCGGAACTGGGCGACGGTGGCGGGGTGCGGCTCGCGGTCGCCTACTGGATCGAGGACCCCACCGTCGACGACGTGGCGGACGTGCGGTCGGCGGTCCGTGAGCGGGCGATCGTGGCGCTCGAAGCCGAGGGAGTCGAACTCGGTCCGGCGGCGCGACGCGAACTGGACGGCCGACTCACGGTCGACCGGGAGGAGTGA
- a CDS encoding NusA-like transcription termination signal-binding factor, with protein MRVQLSDEARQYIGTFDELTDVGPVDCLLQDGGDRVVFLLPAGEMADAIGPDGRTVRRVEERLGADVSLVEDADTPEAFVANALAPAAVRGVTVSRQNDTVAYVEVPERDRGVAIGSEGRTIETARELARRHFDVDDVQLA; from the coding sequence ATGCGCGTCCAGCTCTCCGACGAGGCCCGGCAGTACATCGGGACGTTCGACGAGTTGACCGACGTCGGGCCGGTCGACTGCCTCCTCCAGGACGGCGGCGACCGCGTCGTCTTCCTGCTCCCGGCGGGCGAGATGGCCGACGCGATCGGCCCGGACGGCCGGACCGTCCGCCGGGTCGAGGAACGGCTCGGCGCGGACGTCTCGCTCGTCGAGGACGCCGACACCCCGGAGGCGTTCGTGGCGAACGCGCTCGCGCCGGCGGCCGTCCGCGGGGTGACCGTCTCCCGGCAGAACGACACGGTCGCCTACGTGGAGGTGCCGGAACGCGACCGCGGGGTCGCCATCGGGTCGGAGGGCCGGACCATCGAGACGGCCCGCGAACTCGCGCGCCGTCACTTCGACGTCGACGACGTGCAACTCGCGTAG
- the rpoA2 gene encoding DNA-directed RNA polymerase subunit A'', with translation MTESVDRFVDAHDAVTEDIALVVEDTELPRRLKDRVYGTVDERGGVTTEQANEIAQAVESRYLDTRVDPLDPVGTVSAQSIGEPGTQMTMNTFHYAGVAEMDVTQGLPRLIELVDARKTPDTPIMIVRLDGEHATDREKAHEVVWQIESSKILALGDVSTNVADMLVSVDLNDETLLERWPTYDDATEVATEVADIIEDSLGVQTRRSGTDIEFGPDEPSYRRLLQLVEELRDIVFKGIEEVTRVVIRKEETDDGDEEFVLYTEGSAFSDALEIEGVDASRTTCNNIHEIYRTLGVEAARESIINETMETLEEQGLDDVNVRHLMLVSDIMTNRGTVESIGRHGISGSKESVLARAAFEVTVNHLLDAAIMGEEDDLDGVIENVIVGKPVSIGTGDVDLRMGSKPTPTSGDD, from the coding sequence ATGACTGAGAGCGTCGACCGGTTCGTGGACGCCCACGACGCGGTCACCGAGGACATCGCGCTCGTCGTCGAGGACACGGAACTGCCGCGCCGGCTGAAGGACCGCGTGTACGGGACGGTCGACGAGCGCGGCGGCGTCACGACCGAGCAGGCGAACGAGATCGCCCAGGCCGTCGAGTCACGCTACCTCGACACGCGCGTCGACCCGCTTGACCCGGTCGGGACTGTCTCGGCACAGAGCATCGGGGAGCCGGGAACCCAGATGACGATGAACACGTTCCACTACGCGGGCGTCGCGGAGATGGACGTGACCCAGGGGCTCCCCCGGCTCATCGAGCTCGTGGACGCCCGAAAGACGCCCGACACCCCGATCATGATCGTCCGGCTCGACGGGGAACACGCGACCGACCGCGAGAAGGCCCACGAGGTCGTCTGGCAGATCGAGTCCTCGAAGATCCTCGCGCTCGGGGACGTCTCGACGAACGTCGCGGACATGCTCGTCTCGGTCGACCTCAACGACGAGACGCTGCTCGAGCGCTGGCCGACCTACGACGACGCCACCGAGGTCGCCACCGAGGTCGCCGACATCATCGAGGACTCGCTGGGCGTGCAGACGCGCCGGTCGGGCACGGACATCGAGTTCGGCCCGGACGAGCCGAGCTACCGCCGGCTGCTCCAGCTCGTCGAGGAGCTTCGCGACATCGTGTTCAAGGGGATCGAGGAGGTCACCCGCGTCGTCATCCGGAAGGAGGAGACCGACGACGGCGACGAGGAGTTCGTCCTCTACACCGAGGGGTCGGCGTTCTCGGACGCCCTGGAGATCGAGGGCGTGGACGCCTCCCGGACGACGTGTAACAACATCCACGAGATCTACCGGACGCTCGGCGTCGAGGCCGCCCGCGAGTCCATCATCAACGAGACGATGGAGACGCTCGAGGAGCAGGGTCTGGACGACGTGAACGTCCGGCACCTGATGCTCGTCTCGGACATCATGACGAACCGGGGCACGGTCGAGTCGATCGGTCGACACGGCATCTCGGGCTCGAAGGAGTCCGTGCTCGCCCGCGCGGCGTTCGAGGTGACGGTCAACCACCTGCTCGACGCGGCGATCATGGGCGAGGAGGACGACCTGGACGGCGTCATCGAGAACGTCATCGTCGGCAAGCCGGTGTCGATCGGCACCGGCGACGTGGACCTGCGGATGGGCTCGAAGCCCACCCCGACCTCCGGCGACGACTGA